The following proteins come from a genomic window of Crassostrea angulata isolate pt1a10 chromosome 1, ASM2561291v2, whole genome shotgun sequence:
- the LOC128174966 gene encoding uncharacterized protein LOC128174966 isoform X1, which yields MSVSKRRSRRSIYKDEGEDDDDVNKGSDFVSVRRSIYKDEGEDDDDVNKGSDFVSVVSDVSSDIESDYDVSPDFESDSENERQDIKPMSNGEDEVEKLLAGCKGLYTVRTEVSTPRKPLVGVDFDPAWDKKIAGGNNARQDDFLAEEVTSCSDSESEKEDDKTTRLNPVVANISKMTLSPDITLEYPDNYHVDRTRAITWSQEKRADELRDTTLRFMEKMCTDIYTLVDKKDKKKVLVFNQSDEALVTFSVKVNRDEKEEGYRYEARIKNKSNWVSRVAHCEGDEIKFHATEIESFYIIKIPQKEKEIIKPEGNILSFKHSKKVSLDMPLQTVDTPQDIDLQLSNVDKRAMVKRHSLFPEKFKLQKISKRLFVEHDIDKFNKAFSVKLDLESFRDSTDACTLEPVAILWDGEEPTIKPKTECSLSYEKNRAVMTMKNLPNKSGLSVGLVAPGVVDKDEVKLAYADVFLCNITIHIKIVNPQEAMLYINCVMIENLPTFLKQNQSLDLIGISEDFYLKSFHRIRAHLSGNSERKKSRKQNKLDCFIVFSNRAKENCLSFTILKQTRLGGSPNTVLELSLDSGPKKKIHRQEFDPWMLIGKKTGFPDKNPALRLSKGLTFDDFKSPRPF from the exons TCGAAGAAGCATATATAAAGACGAGGGAGAAGATGACGACGATGTGAACAAAGGCTCCGATTTTGTGTCTGT TGTATCTGATGTCTCCTCAGATATTGAAAG TGACTACGATGTCTCACCAGATTTTGAAAG CGATTCTGAAAATGAAAGGCAAGATATAAAGCCAATGAG caATGGCGAAGACGAAGTCGAAAAACTTTTGGCAGGATGTAAAGGGCTTTACACAGTTCGAAC GGAAGTATCCACACCCCGCAAACCATTGGTAGGGGTTGACTTTGATCCAGCATGGGACAAAAAGATAGCAGGGGGAAACAATGCTCG ACAAGACGACTTTTTGGCAGAGGAGGTAACGAG ttgTAGTGATTCCGAGAGTGAAAAAGAAGATGATAAGACAACGAG GTTAAATCCCGTGGTCgcaaatatatctaaaatgaCACTGTCCCCTGATATTACCCTCGAGTACCCCGATAATTACCACGTGGATCGTACTCGAGCAATCACGTGGTCACAGGAAAAGAGGGCTGACGAACTAAGGGACACCACTCTGCGATTCATGGAGAAAATGTGCACGGATATTTACACTTTAGTAGATAAAAAAGACAAGAAGAAAGTTCTAGTGTTTAATCAGTCAGATGAAGCACTGGTCACCTTTTCTGTCAAAGTTAATAGAGACGAAAAAGAAGAAGGATATAGGTATGAGGCAAGGATAAAGAACAAGTCCAACTGGGTATCCAGAGTGGCCCATTGCGAG GGGGACGAAATAAAATTCCATGCAACAGAAATCGAGTCCTTCTACATAATCAAAATCCCTCAAAAGGAAAAGGAAATCATTAAACCCGAGGGAAACATTCTCTCTTTTAAACACTCAAAGAAGGTGTCTCTCGATATGCCATTACAAACTGTGGATACACCTCAGGACATTGATTTgcag CTCAGTAATGTGGACAAGCGTGCAATGGTGAAACGGCACAGTTTATTCCCAGAAAAGTTcaaacttcaaaaaatatctaagaGGTTGTTTGTCGAGCATGACATTGATAAGTTTAACAAAGCCTTTTCTGTGAAGCTAGACTTAGAGAGTTTCCGAGACAGCACAGACGCTTGCACACTAGAACCTGTGGCAATCCTATGGGATGGGGAGGAACCTACGATAAAGCCCAAGACTGAGTGTTCTTTGAGTTACGAAAAGAACAGAGCCGTCATGACAATGAAGAATTTACCAAATAAATCAGG attATCAGTTGGTTTAGTTGCCCCTGGGGTAGTAGACAAAGATGAGGTCAAATTAGCCTACGCCGACGTTTTCCTGTGTAACATAACCATTCATATAAAGATTGTCAATCCTCAGGAAGCCATGCTCTATATCAACTGCGTCATGATCGAAAACTTACCAACCTTCCTTAAACAAAATCAGTCCTTGGATTTGATAGGTATATCCGAAGACTTCTATTTGAAAAGTTTTCATAGAATTCGTGCTCATCTATCAGGAAATTCCGAGcggaaaaaatcaagaaaacaaaacaagctCGATTGTTTCATAGTGTTTTCAAATCGAGCAAAAGAGAACTGTTTGTCTTTTACAATATTAAAGCAAACACGGTTGGGTGGGAGTCCGAATACAGTTTTGGAATTAAGTTTAGACAGTGGTCCAAAGAAGAAAATACATCGACAAGAGTTTGACCCGTGGATGCTCATAGGAAAAAAAACCGGATTTCCTGATAAAAACCCTGCACTTAGATTATCTAAAGGACTAacatttgatgattttaaatcaCCAAggccattttaa
- the LOC128174966 gene encoding uncharacterized protein LOC128174966 isoform X2 — protein MSVSKRRSRRSIYKDEGEDDDDVNKGSDFVSVVSDVSSDIESDYDVSPDFESDSENERQDIKPMSNGEDEVEKLLAGCKGLYTVRTEVSTPRKPLVGVDFDPAWDKKIAGGNNARQDDFLAEEVTSCSDSESEKEDDKTTRLNPVVACISKMTLSPDITLEYPDNYHVDRTRAITWSQEKRADELRDTTLRFMEKMCTDIYTLVDKRDKKKVLVFNQSDEALVTFSVKVNRDDKEEGYRYEARIKNKSNWVSRVAHCEGDEIKFHATEIESFYIIKIPQKEREIIKPEGNILSFKHSKKVSLDMPLQTVDTPQDIDLQLSSVDKRGMVKRHSLFPEKFKLQKISQRLFVEHDIDKFNKAFSVKLDLESFRDSTDACTLEPVAILWDGEEPTIKPKTECSLSYEKNRVVMTMKNLPNKSGLSVGLVVPGVVDKDEVKLAYADVFLCNITIHIKIVNPQEAMLYINCVMIENLPTFLKQNQSLDLIGTSEDFYLKNFHRIRVHLSGNSERKKSRKQNKLDCFIVFSNRAKENCLSFTILKQTRLGGSPTTVLELSLDSGPKKKIHRQEFDPWMLMGKKPGFPDKNPALRLSKGLTFDDFKSPRPF, from the exons GGCAAGATATAAAGCCAATGAG caATGGCGAAGACGAAGTCGAAAAACTTTTGGCAGGATGTAAAGGGCTTTACACAGTTCGAAC GGAAGTATCCACACCCCGCAAACCATTGGTAGGGGTTGACTTTGATCCAGCATGGGACAAAAAGATAGCAGGGGGAAACAATGCTCG ACAAGACGACTTTTTGGCAGAGGAGGTAACGAG ttgTAGTGATTCCGAGAGTGAAAAAGAAGATGATAAGACAACGAG GTTAAACCCCGTGGTCGCTTGCATATCTAAAATGACACTGTCCCCTGATATTACCCTCGAGTACCCCGATAATTACCACGTGGATCGTACTCGAGCAATCACGTGGTCACAGGAAAAGAGGGCTGACGAACTAAGGGACACCACTCTGCGATTCATGGAGAAAATGTGCACGGATATTTACACTTTAGTAGATAAAAGAGACAAGAAGAAAGTTCTAGTGTTTAATCAGTCAGATGAAGCACTGGTCACCTTTTCTGTCAAAGTTAATAGAGACGACAAAGAAGAAGGATATAGGTATGAGGCAAGGATAAAGAACAAGTCCAACTGGGTATCCAGAGTGGCCCATTGCGAG GGGGACGAAATAAAATTCCATGCAACAGAAATCGAGTCCTTCTACATAATCAAAATCCCTCAAAAGGAAAGGGAAATCATTAAACCCGAGGGAAACATTCTCTCTTTTAAACACTCAAAGAAGGTGTCTCTCGATATGCCATTACAAACTGTGGATACACCTCAGGACATTGATTTgcag CTCAGTAGTGTGGACAAACGTGGAATGGTGAAACGGCACAGTTTATTCCCAGAGAAGTTcaaacttcaaaaaatatctcaaAGGTTGTTTGTCGAGCATGACATTGATAAGTTTAACAAAGCCTTTTCTGTGAAGCTAGACTTAGAGAGTTTCCGAGACAGCACAGACGCTTGCACACTAGAACCTGTGGCAATCCTATGGGATGGGGAGGAACCTACGATAAAGCCCAAGACTGAGTGTTCTTTGAGTTACGAAAAGAACAGAGTCGTCATGACAATGAAGAATTTACCAAATAAATCAGG attATCAGTTGGTTTAGTTGTCCCTGGGGTAGTAGACAAAGATGAGGTCAAATTAGCCTACGCCGACGTTTTCCTGTGTAACATAACCATTCATATAAAGATTGTCAATCCTCAGGAAGCCATGCTTTATATCAACTGCGTCATGATAGAAAACTTACCAACCTTCCTTAAACAAAATCAGTCCCTGGATTTGATAGGCACATCCGAAGacttctatttaaaaaattttcatagaattCGTGTTCATCTATCAGGAAATTCCGAGcggaaaaaatcaagaaaacaaaacaagctCGATTGTTTCATAGTGTTTTCAAATCGAGCAAAGGAGAACTGTTTGTCTTTTACAATATTAAAGCAAACACGGTTGGGTGGGAGTCCGACTACGGTTTTGGAATTAAGTTTAGACAGTGGTCCAAAGAAGAAAATACATCGACAAGAGTTTGACCCGTGGATGCTCATGGGAAAAAAACCCGGATTTCCTGATAAAAACCCTGCACTCAGATTATCTAAAGGACTAacatttgatgattttaaatcaCCAAggccattttaa